Below is a window of Myxococcales bacterium DNA.
CTCTGCTCGAAGGCGCGCTCGGCGTCGCGACGCGCGGCGGCGGAGAGCGAGCCGTGGGTGACGTAGGAGATGACGCCGCGGTCGTTGAGCAGATTGCCCAGCTTTTCGGCTTTGCCGCGCGAGTCGACGAAGACCAGGCGCTTCTTGCTGGGGTGGAGCCGCTCGATGGCCACCGCGGCGGTCTCCATCGAGCCGACGTAGTCGATGTCGAGCTTGGGCTCTCTCCGCGAGCCCTTGGGGTCGACGACGGCGCCTTGGCGTTCGGAGCTGCCGCGGATCCACCCGAGGATTTCCTCGGGATTGCCCACGGTCGCCGAGAGGCCGATGCGCTGCACGTCGTGGCTGGTGAAGCGGAGGATGCGCTCGATGACCGCGCTCAGGTGAGCGCCCCTGTCGTCGTCCGCGAAGGCGTGGATCTCGTCGATGATCACCGCGCGGAGCTTCGCGAACAGCTCGCGCGTGGGGACGCTGGAGCTCATCAGCATCGCCTCGAGGGACTCGGGGGTGATGAGCAAGATGTCGGTGGGGTCGCGCAGGAAGCGACGGCGCTCGCCGGGGCCGACGTCGCCGTGCCACTTGAACGAGCGGCGGCCAATCAGGCCAGCCAGGCGCGCGACGCGGTCTTCCTGGTTGTTGAGCAACGCGCGGATCGGGGAGAGGTAGATCACCGAAACGGGGCGCCAGTCTTCGGTGTCCATCTGCGACAGGATGGGGAAGAACGCGGCCTCGGTCTTGCCACCGGCGGTGGGCGCGAGGACGACAGCGTTCTTGCCGTCGAGAATGGCGTCGATGCTCTGTTCCTGCACCAGCCGGAGCTCCCTCCAGCCGAGTGTGTTCGCGATCTGATACGCGAGCGCGCTGGAGAGCCGGTCGAAGGCGCTCAAAGGTTCCGCGCTCCTCCAGGCGGCTTGATATCGACGTCCAGGGCAATGTCGTCGGGGGACTTCGCGATGCCCGCCGCGCCGCGCTCCTCGTCCGTCAGCTCTTCCGCTTTGACGATGAGCGGGTAGTCTTCCCGTGGATTGAACTCCGGATGCTCGTCCACGCGGTCCAGCACGTCGACCACGCGCTTGAGGTAAATGCGCGGCGCGACGCCGACCTTGCCGCCGAGCTTGCCGGCGACGCCCTGCGCGAGGGTGTGGAGCAACGCATCGTCGACCTTCGCGTGGATTCGGTCGCTAGCGGTGGACGGGTAGAGATCGCGGACGCGCTTGCCGACCTCGACGAGCTTGTCGAGGTCGAAGGGCATGAGCCGGAGCTGCGGCGCGCGCGCGCTGTCGAAGCGGGTGTCTTTCGCGAACTCCGTCGCGAGCCGCGAGGCCAGGGCAGGGGCGCGTTGCACGCCCTGGGGCCCGTCGAAGAACTGCGGCGTGCCGGTGACGAGAACGTACAGGCCGGGGTAGCGGCTCTGGTACAGGTCGTCCACGAACTGTCGGAGCGCGTTGAGGCTCTTCTCTCGGCTGTCCGCGCGCACGCGCTGGATGGTCTCGACCTCGTCGAGCACGAGCACGAGCCCTTTGCGCCCCGTCTGCTTGAGCACTTCGAGCAGGCCGCGGAAGAATCCGGAGGCCCCGTCGTGGTCGATCTCGCCTTTCAGCGCCGCGGCCCGCTTGATCTCGGCGCCGACGTTCGGCTGCCCCATCAGCCAAGCGATCAGGCCCTCGGAGATGGCGTGCTCACCGCCGACGCGCGCGGCATGGCAGCGGCGGAGCGCCGCCGCGAACTGAGGCTGGGTGGCGCTGACGGAGGCGAGCCGCTTTTCGAGCAGCTCGCCGACCGCCCGGCTCACCGCCTCGGCGTCATGGCCGCTCACGTGACCGCCGGTGAGGACTTCCTCCTCCAGGTTGTAGAACCAGCGATCGATGAGGGCTCGGAAAGCGCCTTCGGACCACTCCTTGGTCTGAAGCCCCTCGATCGCGCGCCGGTAGACCGTTTCGAGGCGGTAGAGCGGCGTGTCCGTCTCGGAGATCTGGACCAGCGTGGTCGCAAAGCCGCGTTGGCGGGCACGGTGCTCGAGCCAGCGCGCGAAGAAGGTCTTGCCGCAGCCGTATTCGCCGCGCACGGCCTTGAGCATTCCGCTGCCCGCGGCCACGGAGTCGAGCTCCTCGTCGATGTGCTTCTCGAAGCGGTCGAGCCCGACGGCGAAAAGCTCGAGGCCCCGCTTCGGGACGACGCCGAGTCGCAGGGCGTTCACGATGTCACGACGCTTCAGCGGGCTCGCTTCGGTGCTCACAGCTTCACCTCGAACTGTTGCGCGAGCTTCTCGCGGTCCAGATACACCTGCTTGTCGACGGGACTGTGGCGCAACACCTGGTAGCCCTCCAGGTTCAGGACCTCCTGGAGCGACGAGACCAGGCCGGCGACGCGCCACTCGAGCTCTCCCATCGCGGCGGCGAAAGCCTGTTCGCCGGACGCTCCGTTGCGCGAGAGCAGGAAGTCGACCGCCATCACGACCTTTGCGCGGCGATCGGCGCGCGGGCAGATCTTCTTCAGCACGTCGGAGGTCGCGAAGGCCGATTCTTCGATGGGCGGCGCGCTCGGCCGGCGCTTCGACGGCGGCGGAGGGGCGACGAACGGCAGTGTGGCTTGCTTCGGCTTCTGCTTCTCGGGCTGACGCGGGGCGGGAACCGCGACGTCGAAGTGCCACCACGCCGGCACCAACGCGGGCCGTGGCTCGAGCGCAGGGTCAGCGACCGAGACCCCCGCGTCATCGCAGCCGATCAGCACGCAGGGCGCGACGACCTCCGCCAAGGTGGCGCCCCCATGCTCGCCCGCATGCGCGCCGCCGCCGTATCGCGAGGCGTCGTCCGCCAGCAAGACCACGCCGTGTGCGCCGCGCGGCGTCCAGACTCCGCTCCCCGCGAATGCGGCCTCGCCGTCGGCGACGGGATCGGCGGGCGATGCCCACGGGCGCCAGCGAGCGCCACCCCCCGCGAGAGCGCTCACGGTCTTGAACCGATCGGCGGGAACGTGCCCGTGGTCGCTGGCGAGGAGCACGCAGCGACCTGCGGTGCGCGCCGCCTCCAGGAGGTCCGGCAGCGACGCGATGTTCTCGGGCTTCCAGTCGGGACGGTGTTGGCTATCGCCCTTGAGCGCGGCGTCGATGGCGTTGATCACCATGGCGACGACTCGCTTCGAAGTGTCGGCGATGAGGCTCAGGGCTTCCGAAGAAGCACTTCCGCCCGTGGTGTGGCCCTCGGAGCGCAGCAGGAGGCGCGGGGTCTCGTTCTTCTCGCAGAAGCGCAGGATGTCGCGGTGGGTCTGGAAGCGCTCGGGGTCCTTCGACGTGTTGCCCGCATCGCCGGGCTTCATCGGCTTACCCTCGAAGAAGGCCGCGCGGCTCACCTCGGTGATGGTCGGTAGCGATGCGAAGACGACCGGGTAGGCCCCGCTGCCGATGCGGCCCTTGGTGCTCGCGTGCCACGCGAGCGGGCCCCACGCCGCGGCGCGATTGCCGAGCGCCTGCATGAGCTCGACTGCTTGCGCCCACGCCATGCCGTCCAGCAGGAGCACGAGCAGGCGCCGAGAGGCATCATCCTCGAGGAAACGCGCAGCTACGCGCGACAAGGCTTGGTCGATGGGAAGGACCTCGGTGGCGGGGCGGCCTGCGTCGTGCCAGGAGCGGAGGCTCTGCGCGAACCGCCGGTCGAGCCCGGTGCGCGCGAGATCGGCCGCTTCGACCACAGCCTGCGCGCCGCGACCCAAGGCGGACTCCGCGCTTCCGCGAGCCCAGCGGCGCGCCCAGTCCACGTAGCCGCCTTCTTCCGAGTACCAGCGACCGAGCGCTTCCGCCGCCGCTTGTGGCGTGGGCGGGTGATCGAGCTCGAGCCCGCTCTTCTGCGTGAGCCACGCGGCCAGGCGTACGGCCATCTCGGCGCGCTTCACCACGGCCGTCTGGTCGCTGTCCTTGAAGAACAGGTGACCGTCGAGGGCGCGCAGGGCGCGGGCGGCGTCGGCAAACGTTTCGGGGGTCGCATCGCTCGCGCACGCTTCGAGCGTACGACCGAGCTGCTCGAGTCGGGCGGTCCAGGCCGAGGGCAGCAACGGGTGCGCGGCGATCCAGGCGCGGATCTCGGGCTCGTCCACGTGGGTGTCCGCGGCACGCAAGATCGCGCGCGCCTCTCCGGGCGACGCGCGCTCGACCAGGCGCAGGCTGCGCGTCGCGCTGCCCGCTAGCCCCCTGACCACGCCGTCCACGTTTGCATCCGGTACGGTCACGCCGAGCGAGTGCTTGAGCTTCTGCTTGAGCCAGATCCACGCCGCCGCGTCGGGGCGATCCACCAGCGCTTCGAAGATCAGCGAAAACTCGAGGAGCAAGCGGCCGCGGCCGTTTTCCCAGCCGTTCCAGATGATCGGTCCGACCGGGCCGAGCTGGCGTGCGAGGTGTTCGAGCAGGGCGGCGCGCACGCCCGGTCCGCCATCGCCGCCGAACATCGCTGGCGCTTTGGGGAAGCTCGCGTTCGTCGCGGCCCAGGCCATCAGTGCGTCCACCGCGAGCTCGCCGCCTCCGCTGAGCCCCCAAGTCTGATCGAGCCACGCGCCCCACAGCTCGTTCAGCGTGAGCCGACCCCCGGTGATACTGAACGCCGGCGGCGGCTTCTGGTCGAGCAGCAGCCCCACGAGCGGCGAGCGCAGCACGGCGTCCTCCAGCTCGCGCACTCCGAACATGCGCCGCACGCGCGCGTCCACTCCAATGCGGTGGACTCGCCCGTTTTGAACGAAGCGTCCCGCGAGATCGATGGGGATGTCGCTGGACCACGGCACCAGAAACGCGACGTGGGACTCGATATCGTCGAGCGGCGGCAGGTGCTCTCTCAGCTCGAGCTCGCAGCGAACCGGCAGGACACGAAAGCGGAGCGACTGGTCCGTGCTCACAGTCGTGGGCTCACCCGTTCCGTAGAACGCTACCAGCGTCGACTTGCGGGTGGTCGTCGGGCCGTACAGGCGATCGAGCGCGCCCTTCAGATCTTCATGGGTCAGATGAGGGAGCTCGCTGGTCATGGCTTTTTCGGCCAGGAGACTTCGATTTGCCCCGACACCATCACGTCGTCGCCGTGCGCCCCCACTTTCTGCTCGAGCTCGGCCAGCGACTCACGCAGCGCTTGAACGGCGGCCTGTCCTTTCCCGGCGATCTGCCGCGCCTGACGTTCGCGTCCGGGCGCTTCCAGCGCCGGCGCTCGCGGCGTGAGCAGGCGCTGCCCCTCGACCGCAAGCTCGCGAAGGCGTGGCGCCAGGTGCTCGTTGATCTCGTCCTGCCGCAACGCGCGCTCCACGCGCTCGAGCAGCTCGGCGGCGCCACCGAGCGTGGCACGCTGGGCTCGCAGCGCGGCGAAGACGTTGAAGATGATGTCGTCGGAGAGCACGTCTGCCGTGGCGCCCGCCGTCGCGATGCTGGCGCCCACGGCTCGCGGGCTCGTCTCGGCCACGAACGAAGCCAGCAGCTCCACCTGCGCGAGCCCCGACTTGCCGCGCAGGCCTGCCCACAGCACGTCGGCTGAGCGTGCGGTTTTCTCGCGGTCGGTGTCTCCGAGCCCGAGCTCCGCCCGTCGCGCGGAGAGCGCAGTGACCAGGCGGCTGCACGGCTGAGAGGCCTTCCCCGCGTGCTCCTCCACGGCCGTCTCGAAGCGCTTGAGGTTGTCGGCGTGCAGAGCGCGACCGCCGAGGCTGAGGCCGAAGGTGTGGCCCGCCAGCCCCAGCGCTTTCTCCCAGTCGGAGGCGCTCGGCAGGTCGGGCTTCTCGAGCACGACCTCGTCCGGGATGTCTTGCCCGGGCTTGGGGAAGAAGGCCTTGCCGTAGAGCGAGAAGGTACGCTGGGCCCAGCGTGCATAGCAGCGCACGACCAGATTTTCCGCGCCGCGTTCGAGGCCCATCTTTCCCGCTTCGTCGAGCCAGTCGCGCACCTCCGCCGCCGTGGGCGCGTCCACGCTCTTCCGGAGGCGGCTGCGCTCGATCTCCTGGAGCTTCAGGTCGTCGATCAGGTGAACCGCGCCCTCGGTCACGCGCACGAGCCCAAGCTCCTGCAACGTGAGCCGCATCTCGTCGGTGAGCGCTTTGTCCGCGGCGATGCGCTTGTCGGTCGCATCCACGATTTCCCCAAACTTCTCGACGAGGGCGTCGATGCGCGCCTTGGTGAGCGGCTTGGCGGACGAGAACTTCGGGTGTCGCGGCCAGCGTGCGTCGAGCGCCGCGCGGGCGTAGGCGTCCAGCGCGTCGGCGAGCTGCGCGGCGGCGGGCGCCTGGAGCGTCGCGCCCGGCTTGAGCAGCATCAGGTGCTTCGCAACGGACGCGGACGGATCGAGGTCGCCCTCCCTGGCGGTGGCGAGGCCGTAGGCCTGCTCCAGCACGTTCAGGATGCGCGACTTCTTCTGGTTTCGAAGGTTCTCCAGATCGTTCAGCGCTCGGCTCTGGTGCTCGGTGCTCAAGTCGGCGACAGCCTGTCGCTTCGTGGCGCTATCCGAGAGCACGTGCTCCAGAATCGTCAGCTCCCCGAGCAGGTTGTTGACGGAAGCGCTGAAGAAGTGGGGCAGCCACGCCAGGGTCCAAGAGCCCCCGCTCTCCTCCATGAAGCGCTCACAGATTTCGACGTCTTCGTTGGGTCCGTGGCCCGGATCGTCGAACGGGTAGTCCACGATGACGCGCAGGGCGTCGGAGTCCGGACAGCGGAGCTGTTCGCCGCCGAGCTTGCGAACGTTGGCGAAGCGCAGGTGTGCGGGACGCTTCGTGCCGCGCCACTCGACCTTCTGGTCGATGCCCCAGTCCGCGACCTTCTCGACGCCGAGCGCGTCGAACAAGAGATCCCGGAGCACGCGTTGTCGCGACCCAGCGGTGTCCGACGAGCGGTAGCGCTCCAGGATCGGGCCGAGATCCACCCCTTCGAGCTGGATGCGCACGGAAGGATCGGTCTGGTTTCCGACGTGAACCTGGCCGATCACGCTGGCCCACTGCCGCAGCTTGCCCGCGACCTGGGCGCCTTCGGTTCCCGCGATGGGCACCTTGAGCGTCCCGTGGTTTAGCTGCGCGAGGCGGCTGGCGGTCAGATCCTTGAGCGCGGGCACCTCGGGAACCAGCGCCGCGACAATCAGGGTCTTGATCAGGCGGTTGTCGGTGCGACACGCCTTTTCGCCACAGCTCGAGCAGCCCAGGCGGATCGGGTGGCCATCGCGCATGCGCTGGCAGCGGTCCGGGGTGTTGGTGCCGTGGGTCTCGCGGATGATGGGCAAGAGCTGCTGCTTGTAGAGATCCTTGGCGCTCTTGAAGCGCGCCCGCATCACGCCGTCCGCCGGTTCTTCGCTACCCGCCAGCACGTCGAACAGATCGCCCACGCGCACGACCTCGCCGAGCATCAGATCGTCGATGTGCTCGACGAGGAGCTCCATCAGGAGCTTCAGCGCGGTGCGCTGCCGCTGGAGTGAGCTCGACAGCGCGACCAGCGCTTCGACCAGCGCCGGACTGAAAGGATAGAGCTTGCGGAATGCCTCCGCGTCCTGCTGCCCGAGCAGGGTTTGCCAGGACGCTCCCGCGCTGCGCTTCAGCGTCTCGAACGCGCCATCCAGCGCCTTCTTTGCCTCGTCGCTCTTCGGGCGCAGCATGCGCCGCTCGATGATCGCCGGCAGGTTCCGGTCCTCGAGCGCTATGGTGTCGTAGCGGCCCTCCCAGTGCTCGAGGGAGCCTGCGAGGCGCTGCGCTTCCGCCCCCGCGTAGTCCTTGCCGCACATCTCCACCAGGCTGCGCTGCCGGGCGATGAAGCTGACGAGCGGCAGAGCCCGCGCCGTGTCCTGCGCCTCGACCAGCTTGACCATCTTCTGCACTTCGTTGTGCAGCCAGGCCGAGTCGCTCGCGCGGTGCGCCAGCCACAAGATGAGCTCGTCCAAGAACAGGACGACGCCGTCGTAGCCGAGCTTCCGCGCGTGACCCGCCAGCACCGCCAGCCCGGAGTCGATGTCCACGAACGCGCGGCTCTCTTCGGCCCAGGCCTGGAACCAGGCCTTCACCAGCGCATTGAAGAGCTCGGCGCGAGTCTCGAGGACATTCGAGGCGGCCGCCTGCTCGAAGCGTTCACGGTCCCAGCCCGCGGCCAGATCGCCCCAGCCCTCGCTCGCCGCGGCGCCTTCGTTCATGTGGGCAAAGAAGCGCTCGTCGCCCAGGCGATCGAGCATCCGGCGCGCGTCGGCGAACAGCCCCTCGTCCGCGAACAGCGCTGGGATCGGGGCGTCAGGGTGATGCTTCTGCACCCACTCCACGTACGTCCCGAAGATCGCGCGCTCGATGCTCTCCTCCGCGATCATGTGGAAGTGGAGCTGGAGCAGCTTCGCCTTGCCGACGAAGCCGTGCTTGGCGCGGAGCGCGTGCAGCTCGGACTTTCGCCACGCGGCCTCGTTGCCGTCGAGCAACAGGCTCAGGAGCGCCATGAAATGCGACTTGCCGCTGCCGAAGCTGCCGTGGAGGTACGCGGCCTGGCTGCGCCCATCGCCGAGCGCGCCGCCCACCAGGCCGAGCGCTCGGTCGAAGGCATCGACCAGCGCGGGCGTGACGACGTAGGTGTCGGTCGTCTCCTGCGGGTGCTGCACGCCCTCCGACAGCTTGACGACGAAGTCGCCCTTCCGAACTTGGTCGGGCAGATCGAAGAGGTCTTGCACGCGGGTCATCGCGGTCCCCAAGGGCCAGGCCGGGAGGCGCAGTTAGGGCGTCGAGACTACACGGTTTGTGGGAGAATTGGGTGCGACACGATGCGGCGCACGAAGCCATCGAAGTGCCCCGATTGTGGGACCGGCAACGTCGTGCGCATCATGCGCGGCGAGCCGACACCGGAAGCCGAGGCGCAGGCGCAGGCCGGTCTGGTGATCCTCGGCGGCTGCATCGTGTTCGAGGGACAGCCAAGGTGGGGCTGTACGGCGTGCGGAAACACGTGGATGAGGAAGCCACGCCGATGACGGCTGGAGCGCGAGCGAGTCGAAAGAGCCTGGCCGAGCGCTACCCACGCCTCGCGCGGGAATGGCACCCGACGC
It encodes the following:
- the brxD gene encoding BREX system ATP-binding protein BrxD gives rise to the protein MSTEASPLKRRDIVNALRLGVVPKRGLELFAVGLDRFEKHIDEELDSVAAGSGMLKAVRGEYGCGKTFFARWLEHRARQRGFATTLVQISETDTPLYRLETVYRRAIEGLQTKEWSEGAFRALIDRWFYNLEEEVLTGGHVSGHDAEAVSRAVGELLEKRLASVSATQPQFAAALRRCHAARVGGEHAISEGLIAWLMGQPNVGAEIKRAAALKGEIDHDGASGFFRGLLEVLKQTGRKGLVLVLDEVETIQRVRADSREKSLNALRQFVDDLYQSRYPGLYVLVTGTPQFFDGPQGVQRAPALASRLATEFAKDTRFDSARAPQLRLMPFDLDKLVEVGKRVRDLYPSTASDRIHAKVDDALLHTLAQGVAGKLGGKVGVAPRIYLKRVVDVLDRVDEHPEFNPREDYPLIVKAEELTDEERGAAGIAKSPDDIALDVDIKPPGGARNL
- the pglZ gene encoding BREX-2 system phosphatase PglZ encodes the protein MTSELPHLTHEDLKGALDRLYGPTTTRKSTLVAFYGTGEPTTVSTDQSLRFRVLPVRCELELREHLPPLDDIESHVAFLVPWSSDIPIDLAGRFVQNGRVHRIGVDARVRRMFGVRELEDAVLRSPLVGLLLDQKPPPAFSITGGRLTLNELWGAWLDQTWGLSGGGELAVDALMAWAATNASFPKAPAMFGGDGGPGVRAALLEHLARQLGPVGPIIWNGWENGRGRLLLEFSLIFEALVDRPDAAAWIWLKQKLKHSLGVTVPDANVDGVVRGLAGSATRSLRLVERASPGEARAILRAADTHVDEPEIRAWIAAHPLLPSAWTARLEQLGRTLEACASDATPETFADAARALRALDGHLFFKDSDQTAVVKRAEMAVRLAAWLTQKSGLELDHPPTPQAAAEALGRWYSEEGGYVDWARRWARGSAESALGRGAQAVVEAADLARTGLDRRFAQSLRSWHDAGRPATEVLPIDQALSRVAARFLEDDASRRLLVLLLDGMAWAQAVELMQALGNRAAAWGPLAWHASTKGRIGSGAYPVVFASLPTITEVSRAAFFEGKPMKPGDAGNTSKDPERFQTHRDILRFCEKNETPRLLLRSEGHTTGGSASSEALSLIADTSKRVVAMVINAIDAALKGDSQHRPDWKPENIASLPDLLEAARTAGRCVLLASDHGHVPADRFKTVSALAGGGARWRPWASPADPVADGEAAFAGSGVWTPRGAHGVVLLADDASRYGGGAHAGEHGGATLAEVVAPCVLIGCDDAGVSVADPALEPRPALVPAWWHFDVAVPAPRQPEKQKPKQATLPFVAPPPPSKRRPSAPPIEESAFATSDVLKKICPRADRRAKVVMAVDFLLSRNGASGEQAFAAAMGELEWRVAGLVSSLQEVLNLEGYQVLRHSPVDKQVYLDREKLAQQFEVKL